A region from the Curtobacterium sp. MCBA15_012 genome encodes:
- a CDS encoding protein kinase: protein MRPTSGLTFGGRYQLSSRVAIGGMGEVWQATDLVIGRTVALKILKDEYLGDPGFLERFRAEARHAALVNHEGIANVFDYGEEDGSAYLVMELVPGEALSTMIEREHTLPVDKVLDIVAQTANALQAAHAVGLVHRDIKPGNLLITPDGRVKITDFGIARIADQVPLTATGQVMGTVQYLSPEQASGHPASPSTDVYSLGIVAYEALAGRRPFTGESQVAIAMAHINEQPPALPSDVPEPVAALVLSCIAKKPADRPATAANLARAAQALRRGDVAAATVAVPAVGGAGTVAFNPPADRGDDQATALIGTQAGALAGPPTTPGSPASPDEDEPKKRAWIWWVVGGVALLAIIGAVVAFALNGGGNGDGGKTPASQSPSASARPSNTPSPTPSQPARQFIDKSQYVGRATDDVRNALQELGFEVDVQDGSPAPTAAQANTVADLTPTGSVMDGTTITVTQYTTPPTANKPNTPNASSVSSTGSVTFSWSAATCPDGYSVSKYSWKVTGGKDASGATSGDTSSTAVTIQADAAGTPVSFSYNVTCGSLAPSEDSDPATATWTSSPSPTSTPPANGAGTGTGTGTSKTG from the coding sequence ATGAGACCCACCAGCGGACTCACCTTCGGTGGGCGGTACCAGCTCTCCTCCCGTGTCGCGATCGGCGGCATGGGCGAGGTCTGGCAGGCCACCGACCTCGTCATCGGACGGACCGTCGCACTCAAGATCCTCAAGGACGAGTACCTCGGCGACCCGGGCTTCCTCGAGCGCTTCCGCGCCGAGGCCCGGCACGCCGCGCTCGTCAACCACGAGGGCATCGCCAACGTCTTCGACTACGGCGAGGAGGACGGCAGCGCCTACCTCGTGATGGAGCTCGTCCCCGGCGAGGCCCTGTCGACCATGATCGAACGCGAGCACACGCTCCCGGTCGACAAGGTGCTCGACATCGTCGCGCAGACCGCGAACGCACTGCAGGCCGCGCACGCCGTGGGCCTCGTGCACCGCGACATCAAGCCGGGCAACCTGCTCATCACCCCGGACGGCCGCGTCAAGATCACCGACTTCGGGATCGCGCGCATCGCCGACCAGGTGCCGCTCACGGCGACCGGGCAGGTGATGGGCACGGTCCAGTACCTGTCGCCCGAGCAGGCGAGCGGTCACCCGGCCTCGCCGTCCACCGACGTCTACTCGCTCGGCATCGTCGCGTACGAGGCCCTCGCCGGCCGGCGCCCGTTCACGGGTGAGTCGCAGGTCGCGATCGCGATGGCGCACATCAACGAGCAGCCCCCCGCGCTGCCGTCCGACGTGCCGGAGCCCGTGGCCGCACTCGTGCTGTCCTGCATCGCGAAGAAGCCCGCCGACCGTCCCGCGACCGCGGCGAACCTGGCGCGTGCCGCCCAGGCGCTCCGCCGTGGCGACGTCGCGGCCGCCACCGTCGCGGTCCCCGCCGTCGGCGGTGCCGGCACCGTCGCGTTCAACCCTCCGGCGGACCGCGGCGACGACCAGGCGACCGCACTCATCGGCACCCAGGCCGGCGCCCTCGCCGGTCCGCCGACCACGCCGGGATCGCCCGCCTCGCCCGACGAGGACGAGCCGAAGAAGCGTGCCTGGATCTGGTGGGTCGTCGGTGGGGTCGCCCTCCTGGCGATCATCGGCGCGGTCGTCGCGTTCGCGCTCAACGGCGGTGGGAACGGCGACGGCGGGAAGACCCCGGCGTCCCAGTCGCCCAGCGCCTCGGCGCGGCCGAGCAACACGCCGTCCCCGACCCCGTCGCAGCCGGCCCGGCAGTTCATCGACAAGAGCCAGTACGTCGGCCGTGCCACCGACGACGTCCGCAACGCCCTCCAGGAGCTCGGCTTCGAGGTGGACGTGCAGGACGGCAGCCCCGCGCCGACCGCTGCACAGGCGAACACCGTCGCCGACCTGACCCCCACGGGCAGCGTCATGGACGGCACGACCATCACGGTCACGCAGTACACGACCCCGCCGACGGCCAACAAGCCGAACACCCCGAACGCGTCGTCGGTGTCGAGCACGGGGTCGGTCACCTTCAGCTGGTCGGCCGCCACCTGCCCGGACGGCTACTCGGTGTCGAAGTACTCGTGGAAGGTCACCGGTGGGAAGGACGCCTCCGGTGCGACCTCGGGTGACACCAGCTCGACCGCGGTGACGATCCAGGCCGACGCCGCCGGCACCCCGGTGTCGTTCAGCTACAACGTGACGTGCGGCTCGCTCGCGCCCTCCGAGGACTCGGACCCCGCCACGGCCACCTGGACGTCGAGCCCCTCGCCGACCTCCACGCCCCCGGCGAACGGAGCGGGAACGGGCACCGGTACGGGTACCTCGAAGACCGGCTGA
- a CDS encoding penicillin-binding protein 2 has product MNRQLRGVSTVIVLMFVALFVSTTSIQFFASDSLRADSRNSRTILDSYSTKRGAILVNGSPIAESTPVDDQYQYQRSYTNGALYSAVTGYFTIGQGNTGIEGAENSVLSGNSDASFFQNLNAILTGQDIQGDNVNLTIDPDVQQAAYDALGSNSGAVVAIQPKTGKILAMVSKPEYDPNALTSHDTAKVKAEYDALLAQKPTPLQNRAIGGDLYTPGSVFKLVVASAALKDGKYDLDSEFPNPARLQLPGTNTFINNAEGGSCGGGETVKLRTAIQYSCNIPFAELGQKLGYDEIKSVADGYGFGDAIEVPMRATASQYPDVDSTAQLMLSAFGQASVRVSPLQIAMVSAGIANGGKVMQPSLVDSITTSDLKTVESFSPRQYSDPLSGSEAADLTEAMQSVVNDGTGTNAKIDGVDVAGKTGTAEGGTGDPYTLWFTGFAPAKDPEVAVAVVVGNGGGRGQSGVGNTVAAPVAKKVMEAVLNK; this is encoded by the coding sequence GTGAACCGACAGCTCCGCGGTGTCTCGACCGTCATCGTGCTCATGTTCGTCGCACTGTTCGTGTCGACGACCTCGATCCAGTTCTTCGCGTCCGACTCCCTGCGCGCCGACTCGCGCAACTCCCGGACCATCCTGGACAGCTACTCCACCAAGCGGGGCGCGATCCTCGTCAACGGCAGCCCGATCGCCGAGTCGACCCCGGTGGACGACCAGTACCAGTACCAGCGCTCCTACACGAACGGTGCGCTCTACTCGGCCGTCACGGGGTACTTCACGATCGGCCAGGGCAACACCGGCATCGAGGGCGCCGAGAACTCGGTCCTGTCGGGCAACTCCGACGCCTCGTTCTTCCAGAACCTCAACGCGATCCTCACCGGGCAGGACATCCAGGGCGACAACGTCAACCTGACGATCGACCCCGACGTGCAGCAGGCCGCGTACGACGCCCTCGGGTCGAACTCCGGCGCCGTCGTCGCGATCCAGCCGAAGACCGGCAAGATCCTCGCGATGGTGTCCAAGCCCGAGTACGACCCGAACGCGCTCACCTCGCACGACACCGCGAAGGTCAAGGCCGAGTACGACGCCCTCCTCGCGCAGAAGCCCACCCCCTTGCAGAACCGCGCCATCGGCGGCGACCTCTACACGCCGGGATCGGTCTTCAAGCTCGTCGTCGCGTCGGCCGCGCTCAAGGACGGCAAGTACGACCTCGACTCCGAGTTCCCGAACCCGGCCCGGCTCCAGCTCCCCGGCACGAACACGTTCATCAACAACGCCGAGGGCGGGTCCTGCGGCGGTGGCGAGACGGTGAAGCTGCGCACGGCGATCCAGTACTCGTGCAACATCCCGTTCGCGGAGCTCGGCCAGAAGCTCGGGTACGACGAGATCAAGTCCGTCGCCGACGGGTACGGGTTCGGCGACGCCATCGAGGTGCCGATGCGCGCCACGGCGAGCCAGTACCCCGACGTCGACTCGACCGCCCAGCTCATGCTGAGCGCCTTCGGCCAGGCCAGCGTGCGCGTGTCGCCGCTGCAGATCGCGATGGTGTCGGCCGGTATCGCCAACGGTGGCAAGGTCATGCAGCCGTCGCTCGTCGACTCGATCACGACGAGCGACCTGAAGACCGTCGAGTCGTTCTCGCCGCGCCAGTACAGCGACCCGCTGTCCGGCTCCGAGGCGGCCGACCTGACCGAGGCGATGCAGAGCGTCGTCAACGACGGCACCGGTACCAATGCCAAGATCGACGGTGTCGACGTCGCCGGCAAGACCGGCACGGCGGAAGGCGGTACGGGCGATCCGTACACGCTCTGGTTCACGGGGTTCGCCCCGGCCAAGGACCCGGAGGTGGCCGTCGCGGTCGTCGTCGGGAACGGTGGCGGACGCGGACAGTCCGGCGTCGGCAACACGGTCGCGGCCCCGGTCGCGAAGAAAGTCATGGAGGCGGTGCTGAACAAATGA
- a CDS encoding FtsW/RodA/SpoVE family cell cycle protein, with amino-acid sequence MSTATAQSFTQAITIKLREPARARNLELVLLVIACGICAGAMVLVQLGTKGRLFDTGVLWVGGGILGLALVMHCVLRVVAKNADPFILPVALVLNGIGIAEIYRIDVHNGLTGWDAIGVKQIVWTMLAMVLATITVVVVRNHRFLQRYRYIFMALTIFLLLMPMLPVIGENIGGARVWIRIGPFSFQPGELAKITMALFFAGYLVTARDSLSIVGKKFLGMTFPRARDLGPILVMWGAAMAVLVFQRDLGTALLYFGLFLVMIYVATGRLSWVAIGLTLFIGGAIVAQAALVYVRGRFEQWLDPFDQAIFSRQTQGSYQLVQGLFGFANGGITGTGLGQGRPYITPVANADYIVASLGEELGLIGVFAILALFIVLASRGLRVAFMAQDDFGKLLGVGFGFTIALQVFVVVGGITRIIPVTGLTTPFMAAGGSSLIANWIIAAMLLRLTDAIPAEQRVQQGAIPAARGKAPRTKAATRKEHSR; translated from the coding sequence ATGAGCACCGCCACCGCACAGTCCTTCACCCAGGCGATCACGATCAAGCTCCGCGAACCCGCGCGCGCCCGCAACCTCGAGCTCGTGCTGCTCGTCATCGCTTGCGGCATCTGCGCCGGGGCGATGGTGCTCGTCCAGCTCGGCACCAAGGGCCGCCTGTTCGACACGGGCGTGCTGTGGGTCGGGGGCGGGATCCTCGGGCTCGCGCTCGTCATGCACTGCGTGCTCCGGGTCGTCGCGAAGAACGCCGACCCGTTCATCCTGCCGGTCGCCCTCGTGCTCAACGGCATCGGGATCGCCGAGATCTACCGCATCGACGTCCACAACGGCCTGACCGGCTGGGACGCGATCGGCGTGAAGCAGATCGTCTGGACGATGCTCGCGATGGTGCTCGCGACGATCACCGTCGTGGTGGTCCGCAACCACCGGTTCCTGCAGCGCTACCGCTACATCTTCATGGCGCTGACGATCTTCCTGCTCCTCATGCCGATGCTGCCGGTGATCGGCGAGAACATCGGCGGCGCACGCGTCTGGATCCGGATCGGCCCGTTCTCGTTCCAGCCGGGTGAGCTCGCGAAGATCACCATGGCGCTGTTCTTCGCCGGGTACCTCGTCACCGCCCGCGACTCGCTGTCGATCGTCGGCAAGAAGTTCCTCGGCATGACGTTCCCGCGAGCACGTGACCTCGGCCCGATCCTGGTGATGTGGGGCGCCGCGATGGCCGTCCTCGTCTTCCAGCGCGACCTCGGCACGGCGCTGCTGTACTTCGGCCTGTTCCTCGTGATGATCTACGTCGCCACGGGACGGCTCAGCTGGGTCGCGATCGGCCTGACGCTGTTCATCGGTGGTGCGATCGTCGCCCAGGCCGCCCTCGTGTACGTGCGCGGCCGGTTCGAGCAGTGGCTCGACCCGTTCGACCAGGCGATCTTCTCGCGACAGACGCAGGGCAGCTACCAGCTCGTGCAGGGCCTGTTCGGGTTCGCGAACGGCGGCATCACCGGGACCGGCCTCGGGCAGGGCCGGCCGTACATCACCCCGGTGGCGAACGCCGACTACATCGTCGCGTCCCTCGGTGAGGAACTCGGGCTCATCGGTGTCTTCGCGATCCTGGCACTGTTCATCGTGCTGGCCTCCCGCGGCCTGCGGGTGGCCTTCATGGCCCAGGACGACTTCGGCAAGCTCCTCGGGGTCGGCTTCGGCTTCACGATCGCCCTGCAGGTGTTCGTCGTCGTCGGCGGCATCACCCGCATCATCCCGGTGACCGGTCTGACCACGCCCTTCATGGCGGCCGGTGGGTCCTCCCTGATCGCCAACTGGATCATCGCGGCGATGCTGCTGCGACTGACCGACGCGATCCCCGCAGAACAGCGCGTCCAGCAGGGCGCGATCCCGGCCGCGCGCGGGAAGGCTCCGCGCACGAAGGCCGCGACCAGGAAGGAGCACAGCCGGTGA
- a CDS encoding Stp1/IreP family PP2C-type Ser/Thr phosphatase, which translates to MTARTLSAAVSHVGRIRANNQDSGYAGTHLFAVADGMGGHAGGDVASAIAIRRIREVDREFPSAHDAEFALQSALIAANQLITETVFEHQELTGMGTTVSALIRVGEQIAIAHIGDSRIYRMRDGELQQITSDHTFVQRLVDSGRITPEEAAVHPRRSVLMRVLGDVDAAPEVDTAVMDIQAGDRWLLCSDGLSSYLAEERIRHALASTMDANQVTQRLVKETLDHGAPDNVTVVVMDVTDGDVVDDDEAATTVGSAAAPLTFEASTGRKPIRLPTILLHPLKVSAAPEDSHFEPESDQYFAELIAEDRRRRVRRRIGWTIALVAAVGLLVGAVFLGWRITQDHYYVGTDRGTVAIYKGVQQSIGPIALSDVYEDTDISTASLPEYTRENVRSTINATSLSDARDIVDRLRKAAETGQDQAGTGGDGSPSSSPTPTPSDSPTEAPAAPAAPAAAGTPSPGAEAL; encoded by the coding sequence ATGACCGCTCGCACGCTGAGCGCCGCTGTGTCCCACGTGGGGCGCATCCGCGCCAACAACCAGGACTCCGGCTACGCCGGCACCCACCTCTTCGCCGTCGCCGACGGCATGGGCGGCCACGCGGGCGGCGACGTCGCCTCTGCGATCGCCATCCGTCGGATCCGCGAGGTGGACCGCGAGTTCCCCTCCGCGCACGACGCCGAGTTCGCCCTGCAGTCGGCCCTCATCGCCGCGAACCAGCTCATCACCGAGACGGTCTTCGAGCACCAGGAACTCACCGGCATGGGCACCACGGTGTCCGCGCTCATCCGGGTCGGCGAGCAGATCGCCATCGCCCACATCGGCGACTCGCGCATCTACCGGATGCGCGACGGTGAGCTGCAGCAGATCACGTCCGACCACACGTTCGTGCAGCGGCTCGTCGACAGCGGTCGCATCACACCGGAGGAAGCAGCGGTCCACCCGCGCCGCTCGGTGCTCATGCGGGTGCTCGGCGACGTCGACGCGGCACCCGAGGTCGACACCGCCGTCATGGACATCCAGGCCGGCGACCGCTGGCTCCTGTGCTCCGACGGCCTGTCCTCGTACCTCGCCGAGGAGCGCATCCGACACGCCCTGGCGTCGACGATGGACGCCAACCAGGTCACCCAGCGCCTGGTCAAGGAGACGCTCGACCACGGCGCCCCCGACAACGTCACCGTCGTCGTGATGGACGTGACCGACGGCGACGTGGTCGACGACGACGAGGCCGCCACCACGGTCGGGTCCGCCGCAGCACCCCTGACCTTCGAGGCGTCGACCGGCCGCAAGCCGATCCGCCTCCCCACGATCCTGCTGCACCCCCTCAAGGTCAGCGCCGCGCCCGAGGACTCGCACTTCGAGCCCGAGTCGGACCAGTACTTCGCCGAGCTCATCGCCGAGGACCGTCGTCGCCGGGTGCGCCGACGGATCGGTTGGACGATCGCGCTCGTCGCGGCGGTCGGGCTGCTCGTCGGCGCCGTGTTCCTGGGCTGGCGGATCACGCAGGACCACTACTACGTGGGCACCGACCGCGGCACCGTCGCGATCTACAAGGGCGTCCAGCAGTCGATCGGTCCGATCGCGCTGTCCGACGTGTACGAGGACACCGACATCAGCACCGCGTCGCTGCCGGAGTACACCCGCGAGAACGTCCGCTCGACGATCAACGCGACGTCGTTGTCCGACGCTCGGGACATCGTCGACCGCCTGCGCAAGGCCGCGGAGACCGGACAGGACCAGGCCGGGACCGGTGGCGACGGGTCCCCGTCGTCCTCGCCGACGCCCACCCCGTCCGACTCCCCGACCGAGGCGCCGGCAGCACCGGCGGCACCGGCGGCAGCGGGAACGCCCTCGCCCGGGGCGGAGGCGCTGTGA
- a CDS encoding FHA domain-containing protein, with protein sequence MTTGLTLLVLRFAFLAVLWLFVFVIVFALRSDLFGQRVRTIPTDPKAAPSGPTTPVVPAAAAPAAASGGAFTELIGQSSGPTPQQTASGVPTRLVITEGAREGLEMPLGGGPITIGRSSESNVVIRDDYTSTHHARLELRASGWVLTDLESTNGTFVDGQKVTTPVTIAERTPITIGTTTFELRR encoded by the coding sequence ATGACCACAGGGCTGACCCTGCTCGTCCTGCGCTTCGCGTTCCTCGCGGTGCTGTGGCTGTTCGTGTTCGTGATCGTCTTCGCCCTGCGGAGCGACCTGTTCGGCCAGCGCGTGCGCACGATCCCCACCGATCCGAAGGCCGCACCGTCCGGCCCGACGACCCCCGTGGTCCCCGCTGCGGCGGCTCCGGCGGCCGCGTCGGGTGGCGCGTTCACCGAGCTGATCGGGCAGTCCTCCGGACCGACGCCGCAGCAGACCGCGAGCGGCGTCCCGACGCGGCTCGTCATCACCGAGGGCGCACGTGAGGGCCTCGAGATGCCGCTCGGCGGCGGACCGATCACCATCGGCCGCTCCAGCGAGTCCAACGTCGTGATCCGCGACGACTACACGTCCACCCACCACGCCCGCCTGGAACTCCGGGCGTCGGGGTGGGTCCTCACCGACCTCGAGTCCACGAACGGCACCTTCGTCGACGGTCAGAAGGTGACCACCCCCGTGACCATCGCGGAGCGGACACCGATCACGATCGGGACGACGACGTTCGAGCTGCGGCGGTAA
- a CDS encoding DUF3662 and FHA domain-containing protein — MGLLDSFERGLERAVNGAFAKTFRSGVQPVEISSALRRELDTKAAVVSRERILVPNEFTVRLAPPDFTRMNDVGRPLIDELTSMVQQHAVAQNYSFSGPVTIRLQQDGTLSTGILQVDSSTVQRDVAWVAVLDIGSQRHRLQRGRTVIGRGTDADITVADTGTSRKHVEVIWDGKHAQANDLGSTNGSKLDGQRFQQAIVEPDSTIEIGRTRMVFRVIPESDGGAR, encoded by the coding sequence ATGGGCCTCTTGGACAGCTTCGAGCGAGGGTTGGAGCGCGCCGTCAACGGTGCGTTCGCGAAGACCTTCCGCTCCGGCGTGCAGCCCGTGGAGATCTCGAGCGCCCTGCGCCGCGAGCTCGACACCAAGGCCGCCGTGGTGTCGCGGGAGCGCATCCTCGTGCCGAACGAGTTCACCGTCCGGCTCGCACCGCCGGACTTCACGCGCATGAACGACGTGGGACGGCCGCTCATCGACGAGCTGACCTCGATGGTGCAGCAGCACGCCGTGGCGCAGAACTACTCGTTCTCGGGCCCGGTGACGATCCGGTTGCAGCAGGACGGCACGCTCTCGACCGGGATCCTTCAGGTGGACTCGAGCACCGTGCAGCGCGACGTCGCGTGGGTCGCGGTCCTCGACATCGGCTCCCAGCGTCACCGGCTGCAGCGCGGACGCACCGTGATCGGCCGCGGGACGGACGCCGACATCACCGTCGCCGACACCGGCACGAGCCGCAAGCACGTCGAGGTGATCTGGGACGGCAAGCACGCCCAGGCCAACGACCTGGGGTCCACGAACGGCTCGAAACTCGACGGTCAGCGCTTCCAGCAGGCCATCGTGGAGCCGGACTCGACGATCGAGATCGGTCGTACCCGTATGGTGTTCCGGGTGATCCCCGAGAGCGACGGAGGTGCTCGATGA
- a CDS encoding aminoglycoside phosphotransferase family protein yields MGNGDGDGDGEHQVAADAWGRAGLTPAQQTFVRSVLPDVELVADHSWGLLDTVVLHVRSGGRDLVVKACGPANTHFPRELTAHRGWTDVLVARGDAGALVAADEDTRVLVLDRVPGRLALGTPDEHDPAVHRQAGALLRRLHDQTAWTDPTYAEREQARTTGQLDQRHRIPAERVEAVRAVLARFRPTPVTVVPTHGDWQPRNWVVDDGRLRAIDLGRFAFRPAATDLTRLAVLHWQHDPALETAFIDGYGGDPRTPDAWRWIQLREAVGTAVWAHEVGDAGFEEQGHRMLDDALAAFAG; encoded by the coding sequence GTGGGGAACGGGGACGGGGACGGGGACGGGGAACACCAGGTCGCTGCCGACGCGTGGGGGCGCGCCGGCTTGACCCCGGCGCAGCAGACGTTCGTCCGGTCGGTGCTGCCGGACGTCGAACTCGTCGCCGACCACTCCTGGGGGCTGCTCGACACCGTCGTGCTCCACGTGCGGTCGGGCGGACGCGACCTCGTCGTCAAGGCCTGCGGACCGGCGAACACCCACTTCCCCCGCGAGCTCACGGCGCACCGCGGGTGGACCGACGTGCTCGTCGCGCGCGGCGATGCCGGAGCCCTGGTCGCGGCGGACGAGGACACCCGGGTCCTCGTGCTCGACCGGGTCCCGGGCCGTCTCGCGCTCGGCACCCCGGACGAACACGACCCCGCGGTGCACCGGCAGGCGGGCGCCCTGCTCCGACGCCTCCACGACCAGACAGCGTGGACCGACCCGACCTACGCCGAGCGAGAGCAGGCGAGGACCACGGGTCAGCTCGACCAGCGGCACCGGATCCCGGCCGAGCGGGTCGAGGCCGTCCGCGCCGTGCTCGCCCGGTTCCGTCCGACCCCGGTGACCGTCGTGCCGACGCACGGCGACTGGCAGCCCCGCAACTGGGTGGTCGATGACGGCCGCCTCCGCGCGATCGACCTCGGACGCTTCGCGTTCCGTCCGGCCGCGACGGACCTCACACGGCTCGCCGTCCTGCACTGGCAGCACGACCCGGCGCTCGAGACCGCCTTCATCGACGGGTACGGGGGCGATCCCCGGACCCCGGACGCGTGGCGCTGGATCCAGCTCCGCGAGGCCGTCGGCACCGCGGTGTGGGCACACGAGGTGGGTGACGCCGGCTTCGAGGAGCAGGGGCACCGGATGCTCGACGACGCCCTCGCCGCCTTCGCGGGCTGA
- a CDS encoding YdcF family protein — MFLLVVAAVFLIAYLVCRRRDPRMLRNGVFLTTAVVFGVLGGLVVAADWSLPAVVALGLLALALPISVVVFGVALVANSVTMLRKEGRSLGNQLSLLAGVAVLVLPVVAVVLVVRFGVVGVTVAALLALVSAYASAAFVSFALYSVVYGRMRHGVAPTAVVVHGAGLRADGTVTPLLRGRLDRGVQAWRAEVARGNRPLLVPSGGQGSDEVRAEATAMREYLLDQGVPAEDVLAEDRSTTTRENIERSVELLRDAGRTGPLLLVTSDYHVLRTASLARRLGADAQVVGSRTARYYVPSAFLREFVALLVEHRWVSVVALGPFVALAAAIAVGELTGLAH; from the coding sequence GTGTTCCTGCTCGTCGTCGCCGCGGTCTTCCTCATCGCCTACCTGGTCTGCCGCCGTCGCGACCCGAGGATGCTGCGGAACGGCGTCTTCCTCACCACCGCCGTCGTGTTCGGCGTGCTCGGCGGACTGGTCGTCGCCGCCGACTGGTCGCTGCCCGCGGTCGTCGCCCTCGGGCTGCTCGCACTCGCGCTCCCGATCAGCGTCGTGGTGTTCGGCGTCGCCCTCGTCGCCAACAGTGTGACCATGCTCCGCAAGGAAGGGCGGAGCCTCGGCAACCAGCTCTCCCTGCTCGCCGGTGTCGCCGTGCTCGTCCTGCCGGTCGTCGCCGTCGTGCTCGTCGTCCGGTTCGGCGTCGTGGGCGTGACCGTCGCGGCACTGCTCGCCCTCGTCTCCGCGTACGCCAGTGCCGCCTTCGTCTCGTTCGCCCTCTACTCGGTGGTGTACGGGCGGATGCGCCACGGCGTCGCCCCGACCGCGGTCGTCGTGCACGGGGCGGGCCTGCGCGCGGACGGCACGGTGACCCCGCTCCTGCGCGGCCGACTCGACCGGGGCGTCCAGGCGTGGCGTGCCGAGGTGGCGCGGGGCAACCGCCCGCTCCTCGTGCCGTCCGGCGGACAGGGGTCGGACGAGGTCCGGGCCGAGGCGACCGCGATGCGCGAGTACCTGCTCGACCAGGGCGTCCCCGCCGAGGACGTCCTCGCCGAGGACCGGTCGACCACGACCCGCGAGAACATCGAGCGCTCGGTCGAGCTGCTGCGCGACGCCGGTCGGACCGGACCGCTGCTGCTCGTGACGAGCGACTACCACGTCCTCCGCACCGCCTCCCTCGCCCGCCGACTCGGCGCGGACGCCCAGGTCGTCGGCTCCCGGACCGCCCGCTACTACGTCCCGAGCGCGTTCCTGCGCGAGTTCGTCGCGCTGCTCGTGGAGCACCGGTGGGTGAGCGTCGTCGCCCTGGGACCCTTCGTGGCGCTGGCGGCCGCGATCGCCGTGGGCGAGCTCACCGGCCTGGCCCACTGA
- a CDS encoding response regulator transcription factor: MTEPHSGAHTGTERGAEPPTGPTAAPIRILLTDDQALFRAGLRVVLDAQPDMQVVGEASDGAEALDRIRELRPDVVLLDMRMAGMDGVETVRQLYSGAVGEPLPRVVVLTTFGLDPAAATAIRLGASGFLLKDTTPPFLFAAVRAVHEGSSVIAPNDVSQLFGADVERAPKPQPAAFQTLTDRERIVFGWASRGLSNAEIAAKEFVTESTVKTQISSILGKLSLRDRVQLVVYAHDHGLAGTREGGRSAT, from the coding sequence ATGACCGAGCCACACAGCGGCGCACACACCGGCACCGAACGGGGTGCCGAGCCGCCGACCGGCCCCACCGCTGCCCCGATCCGCATCCTGCTCACCGACGACCAGGCACTGTTCCGCGCCGGCCTGCGGGTCGTCCTCGACGCCCAGCCCGACATGCAGGTCGTCGGCGAGGCGTCGGACGGCGCCGAGGCCCTCGACCGCATCCGCGAACTGCGCCCCGACGTGGTGCTGCTCGACATGCGGATGGCCGGCATGGACGGCGTCGAGACCGTCCGACAGCTCTACTCCGGTGCCGTGGGCGAGCCGCTCCCCCGCGTCGTCGTGCTGACCACGTTCGGCCTCGACCCCGCGGCGGCCACCGCGATCCGCCTGGGCGCGAGCGGATTCCTGCTCAAGGACACCACGCCGCCGTTCCTGTTCGCCGCGGTCCGGGCCGTGCACGAGGGCAGCTCGGTGATCGCGCCGAACGACGTCTCGCAGCTGTTCGGCGCCGACGTCGAGCGCGCGCCGAAGCCCCAGCCCGCCGCGTTCCAGACCCTGACCGACCGGGAGCGGATCGTGTTCGGGTGGGCTTCGCGCGGGCTGTCGAACGCCGAGATCGCGGCGAAGGAGTTCGTCACCGAGTCGACCGTGAAGACGCAGATCTCGAGCATCCTCGGCAAGCTCTCGCTCCGCGACCGGGTCCAGCTCGTCGTGTACGCCCACGACCACGGACTCGCCGGGACCCGCGAGGGCGGCCGGTCCGCGACCTGA